The proteins below come from a single Edaphobacter acidisoli genomic window:
- a CDS encoding TonB-dependent receptor, producing MVSATQGAKKFTTVTDQDGAYYFADLPDGAWKIAIEMQCFSTLHEDVTIAHNMPPAKWELQLIPLNELMARTKLMQAPPVLPPLSNEASNGSQVAANGNVASTPQVDASQANDGFLINGSVNNAATSRFSLEQAFGNRRPNSKSLYNGGLALILDNSAFDARTYSLSGQNTPKPAYNRITGALSLGGPLNIPHLMPKGPTFFVGYQWTRDHTAATESGLVPTQAERTGDLSALPVTIFNPATGAPFANNAVPVSPQAQALLQLYPLPNIAPEINSRYNYQIPVLNSSHQDVVQSRLEKELGRKDNIYGGFNLQSTRAGGTNLFNFVDTTDSLGMNTNVHWSHRFSQHLFTYAGYQFSRLRTQVRPWFENRENISGNAGIGGNNQDPTNWGPPALNFSSGIAALSDAQSSFNRNRTDAFSGSVALYHRHHNVTMGGDIRKQEYNDFMQQDPRGTFTFTGAATQGAGVTSGSDLADFLLGVPDTSSIAYGNADKYLRQTVYDLYASDDWRALSNLTLNVGVRWQYQAPITELRGRLVNLDVAKGFSAVAPVVGNDPVGALTGDHYPTSLIRPDKSGIEPRVALSWRPFAASTVVVRAGYGIYHDTSVYQSLALSLAQQAPLSKSLSVDNSAACPLTLADGFNPCSSITQNTFAVDPNLRVGYAQTWQLTMQRDLPFALQMTASYLGVKGTHGPQQFLPNTYPIGAGNPCPACPAGFVYQTSGGNSTRQAAQLQLRRRLRSGFTASLIYTYSKSMDDDAFLGGQSSSSPQSSRGPEAPPTVAAASSAAVIAQNWLDLRSERSPSSFDQRHLLNAQLQYTSGEGLGGGTLMSGWRGRLLKEWTFMTRISAGSGLPQTPVYLAAVPGTGYTGPIRPDLTGEPISSSQPGVHLNAAAYAAPIAGQWGDAGRNSITGPAQFSLDAALARTFRPSSRFYLDARIDATNVLNRGVFTGWITTVNSAQFGLPLAANPMRSLETTVRLRF from the coding sequence ATGGTGAGCGCTACTCAAGGTGCGAAGAAGTTTACGACAGTTACCGATCAGGATGGCGCATACTACTTTGCCGATTTGCCTGATGGAGCGTGGAAGATCGCTATCGAAATGCAGTGCTTCTCAACGCTGCATGAAGATGTGACGATCGCGCACAATATGCCTCCAGCGAAATGGGAACTGCAGCTGATTCCGTTGAACGAGCTGATGGCCCGCACAAAACTGATGCAGGCGCCGCCGGTGCTTCCTCCTTTGTCGAACGAAGCCTCGAACGGATCTCAGGTGGCAGCAAACGGCAATGTCGCTTCTACCCCTCAAGTCGATGCAAGCCAGGCCAACGATGGATTCCTGATCAATGGCAGTGTGAATAACGCAGCGACCTCGCGTTTCTCGCTGGAGCAAGCTTTCGGCAATCGCCGGCCGAACAGCAAAAGCCTTTATAACGGCGGTCTCGCCCTGATTCTGGACAACTCTGCGTTTGATGCGAGGACGTACTCGCTGAGTGGGCAGAATACTCCAAAGCCCGCTTACAACCGCATCACTGGAGCATTGTCGCTGGGCGGCCCGCTGAATATTCCTCACCTGATGCCGAAAGGACCTACGTTCTTTGTCGGCTATCAGTGGACACGAGACCACACCGCCGCAACCGAGTCGGGCCTTGTGCCGACGCAGGCGGAGCGGACCGGCGATCTCTCTGCTCTTCCGGTAACGATCTTCAATCCGGCGACAGGTGCTCCATTCGCGAATAATGCCGTTCCGGTAAGTCCACAGGCGCAGGCGTTGTTGCAGCTCTACCCATTGCCGAACATCGCTCCTGAGATCAACTCGCGCTACAACTATCAAATTCCTGTTCTCAACAGCAGCCATCAGGACGTTGTGCAATCGCGTTTAGAAAAAGAACTTGGACGCAAGGACAATATCTACGGCGGGTTTAATCTGCAAAGCACACGTGCTGGCGGCACCAATCTCTTCAACTTTGTAGATACAACTGACTCACTGGGTATGAACACGAACGTTCATTGGTCGCATCGCTTCAGCCAGCATCTCTTTACCTATGCCGGTTATCAGTTCAGCAGGCTGCGAACGCAGGTGAGGCCGTGGTTCGAGAACCGCGAAAATATCTCGGGCAATGCAGGCATCGGTGGTAACAATCAGGATCCAACCAACTGGGGCCCCCCAGCGTTGAATTTTTCGAGCGGCATTGCAGCGCTCAGCGATGCGCAAAGCTCATTCAATCGCAACCGCACCGACGCCTTTTCCGGTTCTGTTGCGCTGTACCATCGGCACCACAACGTCACGATGGGCGGGGATATTCGCAAGCAAGAATATAACGACTTCATGCAGCAAGACCCACGTGGCACGTTCACTTTTACCGGCGCGGCAACTCAAGGCGCGGGTGTCACCAGCGGCTCTGACCTGGCGGATTTTTTGCTCGGTGTGCCGGACACTAGTTCAATCGCCTACGGTAATGCCGACAAATATCTGCGCCAGACGGTCTACGATCTCTACGCGTCCGACGACTGGCGCGCGCTGTCAAACCTGACACTCAATGTTGGAGTGCGCTGGCAGTATCAGGCCCCAATTACGGAGTTGCGCGGGCGCCTGGTCAACCTCGATGTGGCGAAGGGGTTCTCTGCGGTAGCTCCGGTGGTCGGTAACGATCCGGTAGGAGCACTGACGGGAGACCATTATCCAACCTCTCTGATTCGTCCGGATAAGTCCGGTATTGAGCCGCGCGTTGCGCTGTCGTGGAGGCCGTTTGCTGCTTCGACTGTTGTGGTTCGCGCGGGCTATGGCATCTATCACGACACTTCTGTATACCAGTCCCTGGCGCTCTCGCTTGCACAGCAGGCTCCGCTGTCGAAGAGTCTAAGCGTCGACAACAGCGCCGCATGCCCGCTCACGCTGGCGGACGGGTTCAATCCTTGCTCGTCAATTACGCAGAACACCTTTGCGGTCGATCCCAATCTTCGCGTGGGCTACGCCCAGACGTGGCAGCTCACCATGCAGCGTGATCTTCCTTTCGCGCTACAGATGACAGCCAGTTATCTCGGGGTCAAAGGCACACATGGGCCGCAACAGTTTCTGCCCAACACGTATCCGATCGGAGCGGGCAATCCCTGCCCCGCGTGTCCGGCTGGATTTGTCTACCAGACATCGGGCGGCAATTCGACGCGGCAAGCAGCTCAGCTCCAATTGCGCCGAAGACTGCGTAGCGGCTTTACCGCTTCGCTGATTTATACCTATTCAAAGTCGATGGATGACGATGCGTTTCTGGGCGGGCAGTCGTCGTCAAGCCCGCAAAGTTCGCGCGGCCCGGAGGCTCCACCGACGGTAGCCGCGGCCTCGTCTGCAGCAGTGATTGCGCAAAACTGGCTCGACTTGCGTTCCGAACGCTCGCCTTCGAGCTTTGATCAGAGGCATCTCTTGAATGCGCAATTGCAGTACACCAGTGGTGAAGGATTGGGAGGCGGCACGCTGATGAGTGGGTGGCGCGGGAGACTGCTGAAGGAGTGGACCTTCATGACGCGCATCTCTGCGGGAAGCGGACTGCCGCAGACGCCGGTGTATCTGGCGGCTGTGCCTGGAACGGGATATACCGGCCCGATCAGGCCCGATCTCACAGGTGAACCCATCTCTTCATCGCAGCCTGGCGTGCATCTGAATGCTGCGGCCTATGCCGCTCCGATAGCTGGACAGTGGGGCGATGCAGGGCGGAACTCGATTACGGGTCCGGCCCAGTTCAGCCTTGATGCGGCATTGGCCCGCACCTTTCGTCCTAGTTCGCGCTTCTATCTCGACGCACGCATCGACGCAACGAACGTGTTGAATCGCGGCGTATTTACTGGATGGATTACGACGGTAAACAGCGCGCAGTTTGGATTGCCCCTGGCTGCAAATCCAATGCGCAGTCTTGAAACTACAGTCAGGCTGAGGTTCTAA
- a CDS encoding TIGR03435 family protein, translating into MSIFRQTWSRLLLLAVVLAGMQAVVPGQQAPAQPSSSSMVSPTFDVASIRQNKEGEGHSDIWSNPANGNFRTNNVSLRALLQVAYSLPQSRIVNIPSAMDKLRFNIEAKSDPSINDRLSKLPADQGVAEKRQMLQALLTDRFQLKTHRENRELPVYVLVVAKSGAKLQAWKSNGTTVNAGNGYMHIQGGANSVDVLGGTLATYLGRPVLNKTAIKGTYKITLTWTPDDQAPTSSAASGPSLFTAIQEQLGLKLEAAKAPVEVLVVDHVEPPSPN; encoded by the coding sequence ATGAGCATCTTTCGACAAACCTGGAGTAGATTGCTGCTTCTAGCCGTGGTGCTGGCTGGGATGCAAGCAGTTGTTCCGGGACAGCAAGCTCCAGCGCAGCCATCGAGTAGCTCGATGGTGTCTCCGACTTTTGACGTAGCTTCAATTCGGCAGAACAAAGAAGGCGAAGGCCATTCCGATATATGGAGTAATCCCGCAAACGGAAATTTCAGAACAAACAACGTCTCCTTGCGGGCGCTTTTGCAGGTGGCATACTCGCTGCCACAGAGCCGTATTGTGAATATTCCATCTGCAATGGACAAGCTGAGGTTCAACATTGAAGCTAAGTCCGATCCTTCAATCAACGATCGTCTAAGCAAGCTCCCGGCGGATCAAGGCGTGGCGGAAAAGCGGCAAATGCTCCAGGCGCTGCTGACCGATCGTTTCCAGTTGAAAACGCATCGGGAGAATCGCGAGTTACCTGTCTATGTTTTGGTCGTTGCAAAGAGTGGCGCGAAGCTTCAGGCCTGGAAGTCGAATGGTACTACCGTCAATGCAGGAAACGGCTACATGCATATTCAAGGAGGCGCGAATTCAGTTGATGTACTTGGTGGGACGCTGGCGACTTACCTTGGACGGCCTGTCCTGAATAAAACCGCCATCAAGGGGACTTATAAGATCACGCTTACATGGACACCGGATGATCAGGCCCCAACTTCATCAGCAGCTTCGGGGCCTTCCCTTTTCACGGCAATTCAAGAACAGCTCGGCTTGAAACTAGAAGCGGCAAAGGCGCCCGTAGAAGTTCTAGTGGTCGATCATGTTGAACCGCCTTCGCCTAACTAG
- a CDS encoding M56 family metallopeptidase, which produces MVFAGFWREVWTVALVNHLWQSTLVALLAWLLTLALKNNHARARYWIWMVASVKFLVPFSAFVAIGESLRPVAAAPMQSTAFTVVAEKVAQPVQSLTIDFSDASVAAASHPAHSVAAILFVIWACGCLFVLLRWARSWWAVRLAVRASSPMALMADVPVRMSSELLEPGIFGIFRPVILLPKSIIDRLTTPQIESILAHEMCHLRRRDNLTIAIHMLVEAAFWFHPAVWWIEARLLEERERACDEAVLQAGNEAEVYAESILSVCKFYAEAPMACMSGVTGSDLKRRIVRIMTSPMARKLDLRRKLLLGVVALAAISAPVIFGSLHITQVNAQAAAPAVADQGLAGTWQGTLHPGHDLRIVIKVTKDASGYKATTYSIDQGGAPIPATAVTLDGSNVKISIVAINGSYEGKLSPDGNTITGTFTQGSPLPLVLTRATPETAWTIPAPPPKIPRMDANASPSFDVATIKPSRADEPGPAFLVRGRRFETRATTLTQLLIFAYGVNQKQLIGLPTWADNKFDIQGQPDAPGAPSSDQWKGMMQKLLAERFGLTFHREKRVMPVYVLSVASGGPKMTKNDTDPNGLGGMFFRQLGRLTVTNSSMDAFTSMILQGAVLDRPVLNQTGLNGKFNFTLNWTPDDSQFSGMGARVPPPTDGENALPNLYTALQEQVGLKLEATKAPAEVLVIDHITEPSAN; this is translated from the coding sequence ATGGTGTTCGCAGGATTCTGGAGGGAAGTCTGGACGGTGGCACTCGTGAATCATCTCTGGCAGTCGACGCTCGTGGCGTTGTTGGCGTGGCTGCTCACATTGGCGCTGAAGAACAACCATGCGCGGGCCCGGTACTGGATCTGGATGGTCGCTTCGGTCAAATTTCTGGTGCCATTCTCCGCTTTCGTTGCAATTGGCGAGTCGCTCCGTCCTGTCGCCGCGGCGCCTATGCAGAGCACCGCATTCACCGTGGTGGCAGAGAAAGTTGCGCAGCCGGTTCAGTCACTCACGATCGATTTTAGTGACGCATCCGTTGCGGCAGCTTCGCACCCTGCACATTCTGTAGCTGCAATCCTTTTTGTCATCTGGGCTTGCGGATGTCTTTTTGTGTTGCTGCGTTGGGCGCGGAGCTGGTGGGCTGTCCGCTTAGCCGTGCGTGCTTCTTCTCCGATGGCGCTCATGGCTGATGTGCCCGTTCGCATGTCTTCGGAGCTGTTGGAACCAGGTATCTTTGGAATCTTCCGGCCCGTGATATTGCTGCCGAAGAGCATTATAGACCGGCTTACCACGCCGCAGATCGAAAGCATCCTCGCTCATGAGATGTGTCATCTCCGCCGTCGCGACAACCTGACGATTGCGATTCACATGCTGGTGGAAGCCGCGTTCTGGTTTCACCCTGCGGTGTGGTGGATCGAGGCGCGGCTGCTTGAAGAGCGCGAGCGCGCCTGCGATGAAGCTGTCTTGCAGGCAGGTAATGAAGCAGAAGTTTATGCAGAGAGTATTTTGAGCGTTTGCAAATTTTATGCGGAGGCACCAATGGCGTGTATGTCTGGCGTAACTGGCTCGGATCTGAAACGGCGCATCGTGCGCATCATGACGAGCCCGATGGCTCGTAAACTCGACCTGCGCCGCAAACTCCTGCTCGGGGTAGTTGCTCTTGCGGCAATCTCCGCTCCAGTCATCTTCGGTTCGCTGCACATCACGCAGGTGAATGCGCAGGCTGCGGCCCCGGCAGTTGCCGACCAGGGTCTTGCAGGTACGTGGCAAGGGACACTGCATCCAGGGCACGACCTGCGCATCGTGATAAAGGTTACGAAGGACGCGAGCGGCTACAAAGCGACCACGTACAGTATTGATCAGGGCGGCGCACCCATTCCCGCCACTGCAGTCACACTAGATGGCTCGAATGTGAAGATCTCGATCGTGGCAATCAACGGCTCCTATGAAGGCAAGCTCAGCCCGGATGGCAATACGATTACCGGCACCTTTACGCAGGGCTCGCCGCTGCCGCTTGTGCTGACACGCGCGACACCTGAAACGGCGTGGACGATTCCTGCGCCTCCACCAAAAATTCCGCGGATGGATGCAAACGCATCGCCCAGCTTCGACGTGGCGACGATAAAGCCTAGCAGAGCGGATGAACCCGGGCCAGCGTTCCTGGTACGAGGGCGCAGATTCGAGACGCGCGCCACCACGCTCACACAGCTTTTGATCTTTGCCTACGGCGTCAACCAGAAACAGCTCATCGGACTCCCTACATGGGCCGACAACAAGTTCGACATTCAGGGACAGCCCGATGCTCCTGGCGCACCAAGCAGCGATCAGTGGAAGGGCATGATGCAAAAGCTGCTTGCCGAGCGCTTTGGCCTGACCTTCCACCGCGAGAAGCGCGTGATGCCGGTCTATGTGCTTTCTGTAGCCAGCGGCGGCCCGAAGATGACAAAGAATGATACTGATCCGAATGGCCTGGGAGGAATGTTCTTTCGCCAGCTGGGACGCTTGACGGTTACCAACTCCTCCATGGATGCCTTCACTTCGATGATTCTGCAGGGAGCCGTGCTTGACCGGCCGGTATTGAACCAGACAGGGCTGAACGGAAAATTCAACTTCACCTTGAACTGGACACCGGACGATTCACAGTTCAGCGGTATGGGAGCGCGCGTTCCTCCGCCGACAGATGGCGAGAACGCGCTGCCAAATCTCTATACGGCGCTTCAGGAACAAGTCGGGTTGAAGCTTGAAGCGACGAAGGCTCCGGCAGAGGTGCTGGTGATCGACCATATTACCGAGCCTTCTGCGAACTAA
- a CDS encoding BlaI/MecI/CopY family transcriptional regulator: MPEPKLSKLEFQIMEVLWARGETSIREIQESFPARKRPAYTTVQTTVYRMETKGVVRRVKKVGNFHLFAPYISRDAAQRRLIDELLMIFGGRPQPVMAHLIESGKLSLEDVKEAEKALKQLSAKEK; encoded by the coding sequence TTGCCTGAGCCAAAACTGTCGAAACTGGAATTCCAGATCATGGAGGTCCTGTGGGCCAGGGGAGAGACCTCGATCCGTGAGATTCAGGAGTCTTTTCCAGCCAGAAAGAGACCGGCCTATACCACGGTCCAGACGACCGTGTACCGCATGGAGACGAAGGGTGTCGTGCGCCGGGTAAAAAAGGTTGGGAACTTTCATCTTTTTGCCCCGTATATTTCGCGGGATGCGGCACAACGGCGACTTATCGATGAACTGCTGATGATCTTTGGTGGCCGGCCTCAGCCAGTCATGGCCCACTTGATCGAATCAGGCAAGTTGTCGTTGGAGGATGTAAAGGAAGCGGAGAAGGCCCTGAAGCAGTTATCTGCAAAGGAGAAGTAG
- a CDS encoding CRTAC1 family protein, with amino-acid sequence MNAWWVMLTICFLLRGVTTALDAQSPANDTAAQGSSGPPGYFVDSTAKMGVNFTGVAQHTPSKYLIETMGSGVALFDYDNDGRLDIFLVNGASITDPEPKGAVPVKKGPAEWNRLYHQRKDGTFEDVTAKAGLQGTGYDMGVAVGDYDNDGYDDLYVTGYGGNHLYHNNGNGTFTDVTASSGTGGVTTPGETWYTSAAWVDLDNDGLLDLVVLRYVKWDWDDVWCGEHRPGYRAFCHPDVFPAIAPLVYHNDGNGHFTEVSKKIGLNLPGKGLGIAIADYDRDGKIDLAVANDSMPEFLYHNKGNGTFEETGMMSEMAVDGDGRTYAGMGIDFQDYNNDGLPDMVITDLANQKYALYRNNGDGSFSYDSYGSGLARATLLHSGWGISFLDYDNDGWKDLLVAQGHDLDTVELNYPQLHYREPMLLMRNTGKGFVDVSKESGAVFSEPWVGRGMAVGDLDNDGRVDAVVTTNGGPVHILHNETPTKNHWILLELVGHRSNRDGIGAEITIKTSKGIQFYTVTTAGSYLSSNDKRAHFGLGTDTSVKEIKIRWPSGIVQILKDVRADQVLKVDEPAKSEAASQGASSK; translated from the coding sequence GTGAATGCATGGTGGGTCATGCTGACGATCTGCTTTCTTCTGCGAGGTGTGACGACAGCTCTGGACGCGCAGAGCCCTGCGAATGATACGGCTGCACAAGGAAGCTCAGGGCCTCCGGGATATTTTGTCGATTCGACTGCAAAGATGGGGGTGAACTTCACGGGGGTCGCTCAACACACTCCTTCGAAGTACCTCATTGAGACCATGGGTTCAGGCGTTGCGTTGTTCGACTACGATAACGATGGTCGGCTGGACATTTTTCTGGTGAATGGAGCGTCGATCACTGACCCGGAACCTAAGGGTGCCGTTCCGGTGAAGAAGGGACCAGCGGAGTGGAACCGGCTCTACCACCAGCGCAAGGATGGCACCTTTGAAGATGTGACTGCCAAGGCTGGGCTGCAGGGCACGGGCTACGATATGGGAGTTGCCGTTGGAGACTATGACAACGATGGATACGATGACCTCTACGTCACGGGTTATGGCGGCAACCATCTATATCACAACAACGGCAACGGCACGTTTACCGATGTGACGGCGAGCTCGGGTACGGGTGGCGTGACGACTCCGGGGGAGACGTGGTACACGTCGGCTGCATGGGTGGACCTGGACAACGATGGCTTGCTGGACCTAGTGGTTTTGCGCTACGTGAAGTGGGATTGGGACGATGTGTGGTGTGGTGAACATCGTCCGGGGTATCGAGCGTTCTGCCATCCTGATGTCTTTCCAGCGATTGCTCCGCTGGTCTACCACAATGATGGAAACGGCCACTTCACTGAGGTCTCGAAAAAGATTGGCCTGAACTTGCCGGGCAAAGGGTTGGGTATTGCCATCGCGGACTATGATCGCGATGGGAAGATTGATTTAGCCGTGGCGAACGATTCGATGCCCGAGTTTCTTTATCACAATAAGGGCAATGGAACGTTTGAAGAGACCGGCATGATGTCGGAGATGGCTGTTGATGGTGACGGCCGGACCTACGCCGGCATGGGGATCGATTTTCAGGATTACAACAACGATGGCCTGCCAGACATGGTGATTACTGATCTTGCCAACCAGAAGTATGCGCTGTATCGCAATAATGGCGATGGCTCCTTCAGCTACGACAGCTATGGAAGCGGGCTGGCGAGGGCTACGCTGCTGCACTCGGGCTGGGGCATCAGCTTTTTGGACTATGACAATGATGGGTGGAAAGACCTGCTGGTGGCGCAGGGACACGACCTGGATACGGTGGAGCTGAACTATCCGCAACTTCATTACAGGGAACCGATGCTGCTGATGCGGAACACCGGCAAGGGTTTTGTGGATGTTTCGAAAGAATCGGGTGCGGTGTTTTCCGAGCCATGGGTTGGTCGCGGGATGGCTGTGGGTGATCTGGACAACGATGGGCGTGTGGATGCTGTAGTGACGACCAATGGTGGGCCGGTTCACATTCTGCATAACGAGACGCCAACGAAGAATCACTGGATACTACTGGAGCTCGTTGGACACAGATCCAACCGCGATGGGATCGGCGCGGAGATTACGATCAAGACCAGCAAAGGGATTCAGTTCTACACGGTAACTACTGCAGGCAGTTATCTCTCTTCAAATGACAAGCGGGCGCACTTTGGTCTGGGTACGGATACGAGCGTGAAGGAGATCAAAATTCGCTGGCCCAGCGGAATTGTTCAGATTCTCAAAGACGTGCGAGCGGACCAGGTGCTCAAGGTGGACGAGCCCGCAAAGTCAGAGGCGGCCTCGCAGGGAGCCAGTTCGAAGTGA
- a CDS encoding cellulase family glycosylhydrolase — protein sequence MKFGRVLAWTLAATVLSASGWSQASSGRWTEQKANEWYAQQPWLVGANYIPSSAINELEMFQAATFDPAINDRELGWAESIGMNTARVFLQDQLWQQDPEGFKKRLNTFLDIAARHHIRPLLVLFDSCWETNPHLGPQHPPIPGVHNSGWVQSPGKERLMNPADEPQLKAYVMGVVGAFAKDDRILGWDIWNEPDNRGGDVAKDVPAKVKRVDELLPKAFAWAREAGATQPLTSGVWTGDWNDPAKESETTKIQLAESDIITFHNYGWPEEFEARIRELEPLHRPIICTEYMARGAGSTFDNDLPIAKRYHVGAINWGLVAGKTQTYLPWDSWQRPYVLMQPTVWFHDVFHQDGTPYRQHEVDLIRELTGRGTAVAVGGAVR from the coding sequence ATGAAGTTTGGCAGAGTGTTGGCGTGGACGTTGGCAGCAACGGTTTTGTCGGCTTCGGGCTGGTCGCAGGCTTCGTCTGGACGATGGACGGAGCAGAAGGCGAATGAGTGGTATGCGCAGCAGCCGTGGCTGGTTGGGGCCAATTACATTCCGTCGAGCGCGATTAACGAGTTGGAGATGTTTCAAGCCGCTACGTTTGATCCGGCTATCAACGATCGCGAGCTGGGGTGGGCAGAGTCGATCGGGATGAATACGGCTCGGGTGTTTCTGCAGGATCAGCTCTGGCAGCAGGACCCTGAAGGTTTCAAAAAGCGCCTGAACACCTTTCTTGACATTGCCGCCAGGCATCACATTCGACCGCTGCTGGTATTGTTTGATTCCTGCTGGGAGACGAACCCGCATCTGGGCCCGCAGCATCCGCCGATTCCTGGTGTGCATAACTCGGGATGGGTGCAGAGTCCGGGCAAGGAGCGGCTGATGAATCCGGCAGACGAGCCGCAGTTGAAGGCCTATGTGATGGGAGTGGTTGGGGCGTTTGCCAAGGATGATCGCATTCTGGGCTGGGACATCTGGAACGAGCCGGACAACCGGGGAGGCGATGTTGCAAAGGATGTGCCGGCCAAGGTGAAGCGCGTGGATGAGCTTCTGCCGAAGGCCTTTGCCTGGGCGCGCGAAGCTGGCGCAACGCAGCCTTTGACCAGTGGGGTCTGGACTGGAGACTGGAACGACCCGGCCAAGGAGAGCGAGACGACGAAGATCCAGTTGGCTGAGTCGGACATTATCACGTTTCACAACTATGGCTGGCCGGAGGAGTTCGAGGCGCGAATCCGCGAGCTTGAGCCGCTGCATCGGCCGATCATCTGCACGGAGTATATGGCTCGCGGTGCGGGCTCGACCTTCGACAATGATCTACCCATTGCCAAGCGGTACCATGTGGGTGCGATCAACTGGGGGCTGGTGGCGGGAAAGACGCAGACGTATCTGCCGTGGGATTCATGGCAGCGTCCGTATGTGCTGATGCAGCCTACGGTGTGGTTCCACGATGTCTTTCATCAGGACGGCACACCGTATCGTCAGCATGAGGTGGACCTGATTCGAGAGCTGACGGGTCGCGGTACAGCGGTGGCGGTTGGGGGAGCGGTGCGGTGA
- a CDS encoding SDR family oxidoreductase produces the protein MSGHWTISDIPSLAGKRVIITGANSGIGYYAALELARKGAQVVLACRDRDKGEAALASLRREAPGSSIGLEQLDLASLASVREFAAKELEQRRPLDLLINNAGVMAPPRRMETADGFELQFGTNVLGHFALTGLLLPVLQQAAAESAERPRIVTIASIAHKRGKINLADLQYTTGYAPMKTYQQSKLANLMLAFELDRRLRAAGLPIMSVAAHPGVAHTPLFSKGDYSAMEKIARRMLGAAIEIFLNTAADGALPTLYAATSPEAKDGGYYGPQGFEEMRGKHIGPAKVAAQARDKAVSTELWHRCETLTGVRYLEGSEAGSGLRR, from the coding sequence ATGAGCGGTCACTGGACAATCTCGGACATTCCTTCGCTGGCAGGTAAGCGCGTTATCATCACGGGAGCCAACAGCGGCATTGGCTACTATGCCGCGCTGGAGCTTGCGCGCAAGGGTGCGCAGGTTGTTCTTGCGTGCCGCGATCGCGACAAGGGTGAAGCTGCACTCGCCAGCCTGAGGCGCGAGGCTCCGGGATCGAGTATTGGGCTGGAGCAACTGGATCTGGCTTCGCTTGCTTCGGTGCGCGAGTTTGCCGCCAAGGAGTTGGAACAACGCCGTCCGCTCGATTTGCTCATCAACAATGCCGGGGTGATGGCTCCTCCGCGCCGGATGGAGACTGCGGATGGCTTTGAACTGCAATTCGGCACGAACGTCCTCGGGCACTTTGCCCTGACTGGCTTGTTGCTGCCTGTGCTTCAGCAAGCGGCTGCAGAGAGCGCGGAACGTCCGCGCATCGTTACGATTGCTTCGATTGCGCACAAGCGGGGGAAGATCAACCTTGCCGATCTGCAATACACCACGGGTTATGCGCCGATGAAGACGTATCAGCAGTCGAAGCTGGCAAACCTGATGCTTGCGTTTGAGCTGGATCGGCGCCTGCGCGCCGCTGGATTGCCTATTATGAGTGTGGCGGCGCATCCGGGTGTGGCGCACACGCCGCTCTTCAGCAAGGGGGATTATTCTGCCATGGAAAAAATTGCGCGCAGGATGCTGGGGGCGGCTATCGAGATTTTCCTGAATACTGCCGCGGATGGCGCGCTGCCTACGCTCTACGCGGCGACATCGCCTGAAGCCAAAGATGGCGGCTACTATGGCCCGCAGGGCTTTGAGGAGATGCGCGGTAAGCATATCGGTCCTGCAAAGGTGGCGGCGCAGGCAAGGGATAAGGCGGTCTCTACTGAACTGTGGCATCGGTGCGAAACTCTGACGGGTGTTCGCTACCTTGAGGGTTCGGAAGCGGGTTCCGGTTTGCGGCGTTGA
- a CDS encoding DUF1634 domain-containing protein yields MTGQRKFDDQRMEYIMGRLLQAGVMLASVVVLVGGILYVRDHAAAPMNYRIFVSEPAFLRHPGQLFRHLAAGDGAAIVQFGILLLIATPIARVVFAVIGFAIEHDRLYVAVSVFVLMVLMVSLLYLS; encoded by the coding sequence ATGACCGGCCAAAGAAAATTCGACGATCAGCGGATGGAATACATCATGGGCCGGCTGTTGCAGGCTGGCGTGATGCTGGCCTCGGTGGTTGTGCTGGTGGGCGGCATCTTGTATGTCCGCGATCATGCTGCTGCGCCGATGAACTATCGGATATTTGTGAGCGAGCCCGCGTTCCTGCGTCACCCCGGGCAACTCTTTCGGCATCTGGCGGCGGGCGATGGCGCGGCCATTGTGCAGTTCGGCATTCTGCTGCTGATTGCTACACCGATTGCACGCGTTGTATTTGCGGTGATTGGGTTTGCCATCGAACATGATCGGCTCTACGTTGCCGTGAGCGTGTTTGTCCTGATGGTTTTGATGGTGAGTCTTCTTTATCTCTCCTGA